The sequence TGGAATCGGACAAGCCGCCGTGGGCGACCCGCACAGGGCCGAGGAACTCCAACCGTTGGTAGAAAAGCTCTCACGCGAGGAGTTGCTGCGGCTGGCCCGCTTGGCGCTTCGTCGTTCTCGGAGAAAGTTGTATACGGCGGCCTATCCTCGGGTTGGACGGCCGCGAGTCGTCCGGCGAGATGCGGGATGCGCTGACGAATCGTGCCGAGTTCGTCGAAACGCCAGGAGGCGGGTCGCTCGGACAAGGTGCCGGGTTGTCTCGGCACCACGGCAGGCCATAGTGGCGGCGCCAGCGACATCGGTGCGGCATGTGCCGATCGCGATGCCGAGCGAGAGCTCATCCTGTTGAGCCGTCAGCCAAGCACGATCGATGCGGCGGCGGACCACGACGTTGGCCTGCGGCTGTGCCCGGACCGCGGCCAACCAACAAGCTGGTCGCTGCCGTCACGCCAAGGGCGAAGCCATGGAGAGCCAGCCCCCGCTGAGGCTGTTTGCGCTCTCGAGCGGTTCGCTGCGTCCGGCGCGCGATCTCTCGTTCACCGGCGGCGCTGGCCCTAGCCAAAGTAGTCCAGGTTGGTCTGGGAGACCTGCGGTACCTCGAGCGGGATGCCGCCGGCGCGCAGCGAGGCGGTTGCCTGGAATCCCGCGGCAACGCTGTTGCGCGCACTAACCGGGGACATGCTCGGTCTACCCCGGCCTCGAATCAGGCGGACGAACTCCTGCAGGGTCCGCTGGTCGGCGCCGAGCCTCGTTCCGGCATCCTGGGAGATGGGGTAGTGCTGATCGCCATTTGGGTCGTAGTAGCCGCGGCGGTTCCACACGCGGACGACACAATTGCCGGGTGTGTCACCGAAGTTCTCGATTCGTCCTCTGGTGCCGATGACGGTGTAATTCCTCCAAGCATCCGGCGTGAAATGGCACTGCTGGTAGGAGCAAAAGACGCCGTTGTCGAGCTGCATCTGCATCATGCTGATGTCCTCGACATCGATTACCGGGTTCAGTCCCTTGAGCGACAACGGGGGCCATTCGCTGAGATCCTTGCTCGGTCCGCCGTACTCCTCGGGTCTGTGCCGGTCGCTGACCTGGTGATAGACGACAAGCCCGCCCATCGCGTTGACGCGAACGGTGCGACCGCCACACAGGAAGTGCAACACGTCGATGTCGTGGGCGGCTTTCTGCAGGAGCAGGCTCGTGCTCTTGGTGCGGTCTGCGTGCCAATCCTTGAAGTAGGCATCACCACCGTAGGAGATGAAGTGGCGACACCAGCCCGCCTTCACCTCGCCGATGGCGTCCGCATCAATGAGCTCTTTCATGCGCCGGACCGGACTCATCTGCCGCATGTTGTGGCCCACGCAAAGCAGGCTCCCGTGTTGGCGTGCTGTGTCGAGCATCCGATCGCAGCCCTTGATTGTGACGGCCATGGGTTTCTCGACGAACACGGCCTTGCCCAGTTTCAAGGCCGCGACGGAATGCTCCTCGTGCAGAAAGTCTGGGGACATGACGAGCACGGCATCAAGCTCGTCCCGCGCCAACAGCTGGCGGTAGTCCTCGGTGACAAAGGCCGAGTCGCCAAGCTCCTGGCGGAACTGTGCCAGCGCATCGCGGTTCGGATCGGCTCCTGCGACCACAAACAGGCTCTGGTCGGGGCGATGCAGGCTGCGCGCGATGCGGCCTCGCCCACCCACGCCGATCACCCCAAGCTTGAGCGGGCCGCTACCTACCAAGGGATCGCGCTTCCATCGCGAAAGAACCCCCCGGAAGGACCGGCCGGCGACAGCGTTGCGGCCCAAACGATACCGCGCGCGCCTTCTTCCACGCTCCGTGTCGCCCTTGCGCCGCCCATGTCGGTCCGGACCCAGCCCGGGCAGACGGCGTTGACGCGTATCGCGGTTGTGGCGAGCTCGCGTGCAACAAGACGTGTGAAGGCATTCAGGCCCGCCTTGGATACTCGATAGGCAGAACCAGGCCACCCCTTTGACTCGTAGCTGCCGTCTTCGACATCTCGGATGAAGGCGTGCATCAAGTTCTCGAGGCGCTCGCGAGACATGTGCGGGTCCTCGAAGTCTCGGCGCCGATCCTGACGCCAGCCAGAGAGCTCACCCAGGCCGCTAGAAACCATGACGATGACCGCGTCGTCGGACAGGAACGGGCGGACGGCGTCGGTGGTGGAAATAGCGCCCAACAGGTTGACTGCGACCGTCTCTCTCGCGATTTGTGCACCAAAGCCCTGCATGGCGATGCCAGCGTTGTTGACCAGAACGTCCACGTGCCCATAGCGGTCTCGGAGCTCCGAAGCTGCGTGCGCGACACTCTGCCGGTCAGTGACATCAAGCTGGATGTGATCGACGGCAAGCCGTTCGGCCGCCTCGTGCGCCTCGCTTGCACGCCTGGCGGTCAACACGACCCGAAGCTCTTTGTCCGCCAGCTGGCGGCAAGTTTCCAGTCCCAGACCGCGGCTGCCACCGGTGATGACGGCGATGCGTCTGCCCTTTACATTTGCTTGCATGGGAATGCCGGCTTGATGTTCATTTGGAGTGTCGTTTGAACCACCCTTCGTACTACAGGCTGCCCCGAAGTCCGAGCCCATAACGGGCGCCCGCGTCCGAGAGCCCGAGGAAGTGGTTGGCGTAGCGCCCATGCCTCCGCCCGCGCGAGTCGGTCACGTTGATGGCCTGAAAGAAAGCCGCCACGTTTTGGGTGACTTGGAAGCTGCCGCTCAAGTCGAGCTGGGTGTAGCCCTCGACGAACACGGGCTCGCCACCGCGGCCCGAGATATTCGCTAGAAAGGCGCTGCGGCGATTGACCGCCGTGCGCAGCTGCAGTGGACCCTTTTCGTAGAAGAGCACGAGGTTTTGGGAGTTGCCGAGGCCTTCGAGCGCAAACGTCTCGGTGACGTTGCCGAGCTGCACCCTCGCATTGCTCTCCACGAACGTGAGCGTGGCCTGCGTGCCCAGGCCATCGAACGGATGCGGGAGGTGTTCGAACACATGCTGAAGAGAGACTTCGAGGCCCCCCACGTCGGCGCTTTCGGCGTTGCTCGGCCGGCGTACCTCGTACGTGAAGTTGGCCGGCATGACGTTCGTGGTGTCGGGCCCGGTAAGCAACGTGTAGGTCTCCTTCTGGACCTTCTCCACGATGAAGTTGCCGACTTTCTTGTAGTAGCCCGCGACACCGACATAGCTGCTGCGCCCGTAGTACCACTCGATCGAGAGATCCAGGTTGTCCGCGGTGAACGGCCTGAGGTGGGGCTGGCCGCCGTTGGCCCTCAGGTTGCCCGGGCGGTTGATGCTGAAGCTCGTCACGGGCCTGAGCTGGCCCAAGGTGGGTCGAGTCAGGCTGCGTGCATAGCTGGCGCGGACCACGACGTCTTCGAACGGTTCGATCATCAGATTGGTGCTCGGCAGCAGATTGCCGTAGCTGCTCGACTCCCAGAGCCAAGTTGGGTCCCCCCTGATGGCCTGGTACAGCGTTGGATCGACGAGGATCAGCATCAGCAGCTCGCGCTGCATGCCGAAGGCCGTCTGCCTGCTGCGCACGTAGCGAGCGCCGGCATTTGCTTCCCAGGCCATGTCCCCAAACTCGCCGCCGAAGTCGAATTGCAGATAGGTGCCGTAGGTCTGTTCTTCTACCCGGCTGCCGCCGGGTTGCTCGAACAACGTAAAGCCGTCGTTGGCCATAATGACCGCGGCCGCCTTCATCGGATCCTTGTTTGCGGCGATGGCTGCTGGTGACTCCAGGTAGTCTACGTAGGCCAAGTGGTCGAAAGACTGCCAGCGTCGCGGAATGTCCGCACGCACGTCCGGGAAAAACCCCGTTGCGTTGACGGGCCACAGAAGGGTGTCTGGAACGTCCGTTGCATACCCGCAGTACAGGCACGTGACACCGCTCAGCTCGCTCGGCGTGTCCGGGTGGCTGGTGCCGAACCCCTTGCTCTTCTTTACTCGGCCGTAGCCGTAGGCGCCGACTCGAAGGCCCTGGAGCCCCTCGGCCTGCATGCGCCAAAGGCCATCCAGTCTGCCTTCGAACAGATCGTCCGTGGTGTTGCTGCCGCCGAGCGACGCCATGTGAGCCCTGCCGAGGCTGGGGTCCTGCACATCGAGCGGCAGGCCGCCTGGAGCCTGAAACAAGGAGGGGATCTGCCCGGGTGTCCGATTTACGTAGGTCGAAAGATTGTTGAATCCGATCACCGTGAACCGACCCTTGCCTCCGTTGTTCGTCGCGGCCCTGGAATAGGCCGCGTCCGCCGACAACGTGAGATCCTGGCTCAGATCCCACTGAGCGTTGAGCCCGGCCAGCCAGATTTCCGTGGGGCGGTTCGAGGTGGAGTTCACGTAATCCGTGGCCCCCTTGATCCCATGGGTGAGCTCGATCACCGTGTTGTTCTCGTCTACGTGGGCGTCGTCGATCTGCGTGGCTGTGAACCAGTGACCGAGCTGTGTAATGCTCGAGCGGACCTCGAAGTTCGAGTACAGACCGTCCAGCGTGATCCGGACGCTATCCAGGGGCTGAAACTGCAAAGCGACCGTCCCCCCGGTCCGTCTCCGCTCCTGAAAGTCCATGTTCATCGTGTAGTTCTGCGGTACGAACACGCCCTCGAGCACCCGACCGTCTACCAACGTGAGCTTCTGATTGGCGTTGAAGTTCGCCGTGCCGATGTTGTCGACCCGCGCCTTGCGCTGCTGGTGCGAGAACGAGAGCAAGACGCCGAGCTTGTCGTCCAAGAACGTGTTGCTGACCAAGCCTGACACCTGCGGCGTGATGCTCCTTGAGTTGGTGTCGAAGAGGCCCATGGTTCTCAGGCGGGCGTTGAATCCCCTGAAGTCGAGCGGTCGGGCGGTCTTGATGTTGATCGTCGAGCCGATGCCGCCTTCCTGGAGCCGGGCGATGGGCGACTTGTAGACTTCGGCGCCGCTGATGAGCTCGGCTGCCAGCATGTCGAAGCTGAACTGGCGCCCAAAGGTCTCGGTGGCGACGGTGCGCCCGTTCAAGAGCGTGCTGTTGAACTGCGGGCCGAGGCCGCGCACCGTGATAGAGCGACCCTCGCCACCGTTGCGATCGATGGACACGCCCGCGATGCGCTGCAGCGATTCGGCCACGTTCTGATCCGGAAACTTTCCAAGATCCTGTGCGGCGATGGCGTCGACGATCGCACTGGCATGGCGCTTGACGTCCATCGAGCGCTGCAGGCTGCCCCTGATGCCCCGAACCATGATCTCTTCGGTTGGCGGCTCCTGTTGCTCGCTGGGCCCGATCACGACGGCTTCTCGCTTGGAGACCGTGTCGCCCGCGGCTGCTCCTTCGGAAGCGCCGGCAACGCTCTCGTCGGAGCTGTCCTGCGCCCTGACCGCCCAACTCTGCAGGACAGCCAGACCCATTACAGCCATCGACGGCAACAAACCGGCTCGGACTCGGAGCGCGGAAACAACTCTGTGAGACTCAGCGGGCATGTGATCAACCATCGTTCCTCTTGCTAAAACAAGGTGCCCCAGGTGTGTAGGCCTAACAACGTTAGCGGGAAATCGCTTGGTGTTCACGTCGTTGTCGACAACTACTGCGAACGCCGAAAATACGACAATAGCCGCAACAATGTCGACCATTCGCGATCAGGACGCGGGCGAGTCCTGCGCTCGGCACGCAACGGACCTGCAGCCAGCTCTTGCGCGGCCGTTGGCACTTCAGGACTAGAAATGCATTCATGCTAAAATATTATGGCTACAGCGCATATTCAGACCTGGTGCCGCTGTGCCTACGGAAGCCGAGGTCGCAGTGCGGTCACGGCGCCGGCAGCCACGAGCTACTGTGCGCTGTGGCTTCCAAGGCCTGCTGTGTGGCGCGAAACGGCCCGAAGTGTTCGAGGGCCAGTGTCGCCGCTACGGAAGCGAATCGGCCGCACTGCTCCGCATCTGTGGAGCCAAGCCGGTAGTGGAGGTAGGCGGCGAAGAAGGTGTCGCCGCACCCCGTCACATCGACCACCTCGGACGGGCGAGCCGCCGGGATGTGGTAGAGCCGATCGGCCGAGTAAACGAGGCTGCCACGCCTTCCAAGCGTGACCAGCGTCTCGTGCGGCGCTCGCCCCACCAGCCTTCCGAGTCGGCGAGCAGCCTTTTCAGGGTCGTGCTCGCCCGTCAGGAAACGCGCCTCCTCCAGGTTGACCTTGAGCACGCCCACGAACCGCAACCCTTGCTCCATCTCGCACCATGCCGTGGTCTTGACCTCATGGCCATGCACGCTTCTTACCAGGCCCTGCGCGTCAAGGCTGACATTGCCTCTCACGGAAGCCGCCTGCAGAAACCCGAGCGGCATGTCCCGCTTCGTGAGCGGGCCGAGGTGGAAAAACCGCGCCTGAACTGCGCCCAGATCGGCCGCGAAAAACGGATCCGCCACCGACGTCACCCGCTGGATGCGGCGCCCCAGGTTGCCATCGGGATAGATGTTCTCGAAGCGCGTCGTGGCCGCGCTGTCCATGCACCACGCGTCGATTCTCTCCGCCTCGAGCTCGCTGAGCCCGTACACCGCGTCCTCGGGTGCCACCTTGGTCACGACCGCCACCCGCCGGCCAAGTCGGCGTAGCGCAACCGAAGCATAGTATGCAGCGCCGCCCGCCTGGTCCCGCATCCGATCGCCAATGACGATCCGATCCCGGGTGACATGCCCGACCACGCAGACATCGAACGGATTGGACATCAGCGAAACAGCCCTCCATTCCTCTTGGCGCTTTCAGGCGGTTTTCTGGGCGAGCGCGCCCGTGGTGGCGATCACCGGAGCTTTGGCTATGCCACGTTGAAGACGGCCAGGCGGCGGATCTTGGGAACAGCGGTGCTCTGCGTCGCGGTGAAGCGGACCTTGGCGACGCGAACCCGAGGAAACGACTGGATCCGCTTGTGTCCCACGGAAACGCCGTCGGAGAGCTTCTGCCAGTTGTTGCCGGACACCAGGCCTTCCACGGTATAGGCACGGACGCGCTCCCCATACGCGAGGGCTTCCATGATGATGACGTGGTCGATGTCCGAAGGCACGGGCAGCGTGAGCTCGAGCACCTCGCCGTCGCCTTGGGTCTCCGCAACGGGGGTGCCGAAGCGCCTCTGGATCTCGTTTCCGAAGTTCATGTAGTGTGCCAGGGTCACTTCCGGGATCAGACCCGTGGCGTCGGGCGTCGCATTCAGCAAGAGGTTGCAGTTGTGGCCCACCGACCGGTAGTACATGTCCATCAGCTTCGGCAGCGTGTCCGCTTGTTGCTGTGGCGTGGCCCA is a genomic window of Pseudomonadota bacterium containing:
- a CDS encoding SDR family NAD(P)-dependent oxidoreductase is translated as MQANVKGRRIAVITGGSRGLGLETCRQLADKELRVVLTARRASEAHEAAERLAVDHIQLDVTDRQSVAHAASELRDRYGHVDVLVNNAGIAMQGFGAQIARETVAVNLLGAISTTDAVRPFLSDDAVIVMVSSGLGELSGWRQDRRRDFEDPHMSRERLENLMHAFIRDVEDGSYESKGWPGSAYRVSKAGLNAFTRLVARELATTAIRVNAVCPGWVRTDMGGARATRSVEEGARGIVWAATLSPAGPSGGFFRDGSAIPW
- a CDS encoding Gfo/Idh/MocA family oxidoreductase produces the protein MVGSGPLKLGVIGVGGRGRIARSLHRPDQSLFVVAGADPNRDALAQFRQELGDSAFVTEDYRQLLARDELDAVLVMSPDFLHEEHSVAALKLGKAVFVEKPMAVTIKGCDRMLDTARQHGSLLCVGHNMRQMSPVRRMKELIDADAIGEVKAGWCRHFISYGGDAYFKDWHADRTKSTSLLLQKAAHDIDVLHFLCGGRTVRVNAMGGLVVYHQVSDRHRPEEYGGPSKDLSEWPPLSLKGLNPVIDVEDISMMQMQLDNGVFCSYQQCHFTPDAWRNYTVIGTRGRIENFGDTPGNCVVRVWNRRGYYDPNGDQHYPISQDAGTRLGADQRTLQEFVRLIRGRGRPSMSPVSARNSVAAGFQATASLRAGGIPLEVPQVSQTNLDYFG
- a CDS encoding PfkB family carbohydrate kinase — its product is MSNPFDVCVVGHVTRDRIVIGDRMRDQAGGAAYYASVALRRLGRRVAVVTKVAPEDAVYGLSELEAERIDAWCMDSAATTRFENIYPDGNLGRRIQRVTSVADPFFAADLGAVQARFFHLGPLTKRDMPLGFLQAASVRGNVSLDAQGLVRSVHGHEVKTTAWCEMEQGLRFVGVLKVNLEEARFLTGEHDPEKAARRLGRLVGRAPHETLVTLGRRGSLVYSADRLYHIPAARPSEVVDVTGCGDTFFAAYLHYRLGSTDAEQCGRFASVAATLALEHFGPFRATQQALEATAHSSSWLPAP
- a CDS encoding TonB-dependent receptor; the protein is MGLAVLQSWAVRAQDSSDESVAGASEGAAAGDTVSKREAVVIGPSEQQEPPTEEIMVRGIRGSLQRSMDVKRHASAIVDAIAAQDLGKFPDQNVAESLQRIAGVSIDRNGGEGRSITVRGLGPQFNSTLLNGRTVATETFGRQFSFDMLAAELISGAEVYKSPIARLQEGGIGSTINIKTARPLDFRGFNARLRTMGLFDTNSRSITPQVSGLVSNTFLDDKLGVLLSFSHQQRKARVDNIGTANFNANQKLTLVDGRVLEGVFVPQNYTMNMDFQERRRTGGTVALQFQPLDSVRITLDGLYSNFEVRSSITQLGHWFTATQIDDAHVDENNTVIELTHGIKGATDYVNSTSNRPTEIWLAGLNAQWDLSQDLTLSADAAYSRAATNNGGKGRFTVIGFNNLSTYVNRTPGQIPSLFQAPGGLPLDVQDPSLGRAHMASLGGSNTTDDLFEGRLDGLWRMQAEGLQGLRVGAYGYGRVKKSKGFGTSHPDTPSELSGVTCLYCGYATDVPDTLLWPVNATGFFPDVRADIPRRWQSFDHLAYVDYLESPAAIAANKDPMKAAAVIMANDGFTLFEQPGGSRVEEQTYGTYLQFDFGGEFGDMAWEANAGARYVRSRQTAFGMQRELLMLILVDPTLYQAIRGDPTWLWESSSYGNLLPSTNLMIEPFEDVVVRASYARSLTRPTLGQLRPVTSFSINRPGNLRANGGQPHLRPFTADNLDLSIEWYYGRSSYVGVAGYYKKVGNFIVEKVQKETYTLLTGPDTTNVMPANFTYEVRRPSNAESADVGGLEVSLQHVFEHLPHPFDGLGTQATLTFVESNARVQLGNVTETFALEGLGNSQNLVLFYEKGPLQLRTAVNRRSAFLANISGRGGEPVFVEGYTQLDLSGSFQVTQNVAAFFQAINVTDSRGRRHGRYANHFLGLSDAGARYGLGLRGSL